In Armatimonadota bacterium, the sequence GGTTCAAAGCAGATTCCTCACATTCGTTCGGAATGACTAAACCTACAACATCTGCAGTTTTGCAACCGACTCACAAAAAAATACTCAATATAAAATACTAATTACTAAATCATTTGGCTTCTGCCAGAAGGGTGTTGGTGGCGAAGCCGGGCACTACTTCTTCCAGCAGATTGCGCATCTCTACGGTATCACCGGAGTTTATGAGTTTGCGCAGCCGCTTGATGACCTCACTCATCTCCTCACCGATGAAGTATTGCGGCCTTCGCACTGCGAATATACCCTCGCTGCTGGAAGGCTCCATAATCTCATCGGGTGTAGTAAGAGCCTCATGCAGCTTCTCGCCCGGCCTAAGCCCGGTGTATATAACCGGAATTTCAACGTTGGGCTCATATCCGCACAGCCGGATCATATCGCAAGCAAGATCCGTTATCCGCACCGGCTCTCCCATATCCAGCACATAAAGCTCTCCCGAATCGCCCGTGGCGCTGGCCTGCAGCACAAGCTGCACTGCTTCGGGTATGGACATAAAGAAGCGGGTCATATCAGGATGCGTAACACAAAGCGGTCCTTTGTGCATAATCGCCTCATGAAAGATCGGCACAACACTGCCCCTGCTGCCCAGAACATTACCAAAGCGCACAGTTACAAAGTGTGTGGACGGATACCGTGTCTTTGCCGATCTGACGACTTCCTCACATAGCCACTTCGTAGCCCCCATTACGCTTGACGGCGATACTGCCTTGTCGGTGGATATCAAGACCATCTTCCGCGCGCCGTAAAGCCCGCAGCACTCGGCCACTACGCTGGTCCCCAATACATTGTTTTGCACTGCCTCCAGAAGATTGCTCTCCATGATCGGCACGTGCTTGTGCGCAGCGGCATGAAAGACCACATGCGGGCGATAGGTCTGAAAGACCTGATCCATACGAATGTCATCGGACACGGACGCTATTACAACACGCAGCTTATCAACTTTGTCCGGGTAAGTGCGTGATAGCTCCTGAAATATCTGATGAATGGAGTTTTCTCCATGGCCAAGCAGCACGATAGTGGCAGGATTGTGTTTCATAATCTGCCGGCAAAGCTCAG encodes:
- a CDS encoding nucleoside-diphosphate sugar epimerase/dehydratase encodes the protein MNEATARVFRRIRSRAGLLMLICGDLLALSAALILSLWLRYDTLSFSQVIGKLFDGHPACFVLVLCFYSLTFHAFRLYKYAWRFASIETISSVVGANTVGLVAMLGVQYAFDGKIFPLSVIVIFWMISIALVGTVRVLLRMASLSANYGRGMFQVIPQDTRPRRVVILGGGPAGARLFNALRDEVSVQYDVVGFLDDRPERRGLYIRKARVLGPLKHLHRMLEERSVDEVLIAMPGASGSKIREYVMACRKKKVPVKIIPGMDEVLNGKAPVRMEEISVDDLLRRPPVKINLDSIDECITGARVLITGAGGSIGSELCRQIMKHNPATIVLLGHGENSIHQIFQELSRTYPDKVDKLRVVIASVSDDIRMDQVFQTYRPHVVFHAAAHKHVPIMESNLLEAVQNNVLGTSVVAECCGLYGARKMVLISTDKAVSPSSVMGATKWLCEEVVRSAKTRYPSTHFVTVRFGNVLGSRGSVVPIFHEAIMHKGPLCVTHPDMTRFFMSIPEAVQLVLQASATGDSGELYVLDMGEPVRITDLACDMIRLCGYEPNVEIPVIYTGLRPGEKLHEALTTPDEIMEPSSSEGIFAVRRPQYFIGEEMSEVIKRLRKLINSGDTVEMRNLLEEVVPGFATNTLLAEAK